From Helicobacter sp. MIT 21-1697, a single genomic window includes:
- a CDS encoding TolC family protein, whose protein sequence is MKNLCAFLLCISLMWGDSEFVDFNKLEEEFHIHIPKNKQKMEIDEFVERVEKHSINLAKSRAMVRSLFYEGKAMRAWNAGYIEAQIDKVKSPAGGTELENTILLLLTPRLPWVTYTLAQSYQNKILRQEKSYELTKCLALIAAKRLYLDYLVLKEQHQIYTNRYENAKNQLRMSQVQYEAGRISKSQYLFFKSDFLATKVSLKNSHTEMLNTLNALKVILGITTENSDIDINGLVFKYLHFDSGNLEKALAKNLYLEIVSLDIKDYQYSASIASQSRFDSIEIGGGIKKAESSDGVTFQLKIPIPLTTKYDNQKAMYLALQSGSIRESEILKDSLLVNAKSYLEQLTYKKEVIALAKDNENNRAQLSEIARIGYEAGKTSAFEYLSVKNEHLNAMIATTQAKRDYIQTLSMLEETLSSVLNLNTLQKPLMEEQS, encoded by the coding sequence ATGAAGAATCTATGCGCTTTTCTACTCTGCATAAGTCTAATGTGGGGAGATTCTGAATTTGTAGATTTTAATAAGCTAGAAGAAGAATTTCATATCCATATACCCAAAAACAAACAAAAAATGGAGATTGATGAGTTTGTTGAGCGGGTAGAAAAACACTCCATTAATCTTGCAAAATCCCGTGCAATGGTGCGAAGCCTTTTTTATGAAGGCAAAGCAATGCGAGCGTGGAACGCTGGATATATTGAGGCACAGATTGATAAAGTAAAATCTCCTGCTGGTGGCACAGAACTTGAAAATACAATTTTGCTCCTTCTCACTCCTCGCTTGCCGTGGGTTACTTACACGCTTGCTCAAAGCTATCAAAATAAAATTTTAAGGCAAGAAAAATCCTACGAGCTTACAAAATGTCTTGCTCTTATTGCGGCAAAAAGGCTTTATTTGGATTATCTCGTGCTCAAAGAACAACATCAAATCTATACAAACCGCTATGAGAATGCCAAAAATCAGCTCCGAATGTCGCAAGTGCAATATGAGGCAGGACGCATCAGTAAATCACAATATCTTTTTTTTAAAAGCGATTTTTTGGCTACCAAAGTTTCACTCAAAAATTCCCATACAGAAATGCTCAACACGCTTAACGCGCTCAAAGTAATCTTAGGCATTACAACTGAAAATAGTGATATAGATATAAATGGATTAGTATTTAAATATTTGCATTTTGATAGTGGGAATCTTGAAAAAGCACTTGCTAAAAATCTGTATCTTGAAATCGTATCACTTGATATTAAAGACTACCAATATAGTGCAAGCATTGCTTCACAAAGCCGCTTTGATAGTATTGAAATTGGTGGAGGTATCAAAAAAGCAGAATCAAGTGATGGAGTAACCTTTCAGCTTAAGATTCCTATCCCTCTAACAACCAAATATGATAATCAAAAAGCAATGTATCTTGCACTCCAAAGCGGTTCTATTCGCGAAAGTGAGATTCTTAAAGATTCTTTACTTGTAAATGCTAAGTCCTATCTTGAGCAACTTACATACAAGAAAGAAGTAATTGCACTTGCAAAAGATAATGAAAATAATCGTGCCCAATTAAGCGAAATTGCACGAATTGGTTATGAGGCAGGAAAAACAAGTGCGTTTGAATATTTGAGTGTAAAGAATGAACATCTTAATGCAATGATTGCTACCACTCAAGCAAAACGTGATTATATCCAAACACTCTCTATGCTTGAGGAAACTCTTAGCTCTGTGCTCAACCTCAATACTTTGCAAAAACCACTTATGGAGGAACAATCGTGA
- the folP gene encoding dihydropteroate synthase translates to MRVQRIHPQSIPQKIQAIGTDSMGKKIMNKKAQMLSFEISGLSFEAVHILKQEALSAGGDCATPKETITHKGEHIALLIATRAQLEKIIAKLSMQPFGLKALKNILQQHLKTHSIAPSIMAIINATPDSFYEYSRVEGKNALKRIDTLLEKEVDIIDIGAASSRPGSELIESNEEIARLKPIAEYIATHKLYEKVCFSIDTYNPQTADYALSNGFKMINDVSGFSNGQMIQVAAQYNARVVLMHTKGIPKTMQSLTHNYTHLFNDIDCFFEHKIALLNDAGITDIILDVGFGFAKDTLQNLALIKDLAHFLHFGFPLLIGASRKNTIGEITGRDTQNRLSGTLALHLFALQNGASILRTHDEDEHIDMLKIYKAMQ, encoded by the coding sequence ATGAGAGTGCAGAGAATCCACCCTCAATCTATCCCTCAAAAAATCCAAGCCATAGGCACAGATTCTATGGGGAAAAAAATTATGAACAAAAAAGCACAAATGTTGAGTTTTGAGATTTCTGGCTTGAGCTTTGAAGCAGTGCATATCCTTAAACAAGAAGCTTTGAGTGCGGGAGGAGATTGTGCTACACCAAAAGAGACTATCACACATAAAGGCGAACATATTGCCTTGCTTATTGCCACGAGAGCCCAACTTGAAAAAATCATTGCAAAACTCTCTATGCAGCCTTTTGGCTTAAAGGCACTCAAAAACATTCTTCAACAACATCTCAAGACGCACTCTATTGCGCCTTCTATTATGGCAATAATTAATGCCACACCTGATAGTTTTTATGAATATTCACGAGTAGAGGGGAAAAATGCTCTCAAAAGAATAGACACACTTTTAGAAAAAGAGGTGGATATTATTGATATTGGTGCAGCAAGTTCTCGTCCGGGCAGTGAATTGATAGAATCTAATGAAGAAATTGCTCGTTTAAAACCTATTGCAGAATATATTGCCACGCATAAACTCTATGAAAAAGTATGTTTTAGCATTGATACTTATAACCCACAAACTGCTGATTATGCACTCTCCAATGGCTTTAAAATGATAAATGATGTGAGCGGATTCTCTAATGGACAAATGATACAAGTCGCCGCGCAATACAACGCCCGCGTGGTTTTGATGCATACTAAAGGCATACCTAAGACTATGCAAAGCCTCACACACAACTATACACATCTTTTTAATGATATAGATTGCTTTTTTGAGCATAAAATTGCTTTATTAAATGATGCAGGCATAACAGATATTATCCTTGATGTTGGTTTTGGCTTTGCTAAAGACACTTTGCAAAATCTTGCCCTTATTAAAGATTTGGCACATTTTTTGCACTTTGGATTCCCATTACTGATAGGAGCTAGTCGTAAAAATACAATAGGAGAAATCACAGGCAGGGATACGCAAAATCGCTTATCTGGCACACTTGCGCTCCATCTTTTTGCTTTGCAAAATGGAGCAAGTATTTTGCGCACACACGATGAAGATGAGCATATTGATATGCTCAAAATATATAAGGCAATGCAATGA
- a CDS encoding DNA polymerase III subunit delta' gives MIGQIHITPCAQNLIEELTYNRDEQHYEIFEREDFKIDDAKEVIAQSYLAREEETLIIIAAHKYNQAAQNALLKIIEEPPQNVCFILIAKNKNAFLPTIRSRMQLKIHKHKSDIAPFELDIKKLNLQSIYEFCKRNENAHHSKEEVKLAIQSLLFALFEAKIKLNKRELALFDKAIALNQNDASEKENYIFLPLLLRILQKQKNKQ, from the coding sequence ATGATAGGGCAGATTCACATCACACCCTGTGCTCAAAATCTTATTGAAGAGCTCACTTATAATCGCGATGAGCAGCATTATGAAATTTTTGAGCGAGAAGATTTTAAAATTGATGATGCCAAAGAGGTAATTGCTCAAAGCTATCTTGCGCGCGAAGAAGAAACACTTATTATTATTGCTGCTCATAAATATAATCAAGCTGCGCAAAATGCTTTACTTAAAATCATAGAAGAACCTCCACAAAATGTGTGCTTTATTCTTATTGCAAAAAATAAAAATGCTTTTCTTCCTACGATTCGCTCTCGTATGCAGCTTAAAATACATAAACATAAAAGTGATATTGCACCCTTTGAACTTGATATAAAAAAACTCAATCTTCAATCTATTTATGAATTTTGCAAACGCAACGAAAATGCTCATCACAGCAAAGAGGAAGTTAAGCTTGCTATTCAATCACTTCTCTTTGCACTTTTTGAAGCCAAAATCAAACTCAATAAGCGAGAACTCGCACTTTTTGATAAAGCTATTGCGCTCAATCAAAATGATGCAAGCGAGAAAGAAAATTATATCTTTTTGCCACTCTTATTAAGAATCTTACAAAAACAAAAGAATAAGCAATGA
- a CDS encoding HobA family DNA replication regulator — MESISDWFLRIIREDEKKGIMSGWIEEKRFIFLPSMTYTIEHIIKGGSIIVLTDEKCEWFGEYIITHINQSHKGRPFFPIVQIKHLHNMIDSNKEGGIQGFKLIKDMLDMMYSNYRFWYIGKKNTRSDFAKNSGEGWFWIFDENDTFLSSTDEKLDYKLLSLFKLFDRAILGAMLNRISLDI; from the coding sequence ATGGAAAGTATCAGTGATTGGTTTTTGCGCATTATACGCGAAGATGAAAAAAAAGGCATTATGAGTGGGTGGATTGAGGAAAAACGTTTTATTTTTCTCCCTTCTATGACATATACGATTGAACATATTATCAAAGGTGGAAGTATTATTGTACTCACTGATGAAAAATGCGAATGGTTTGGGGAGTATATCATTACGCATATTAACCAATCACACAAAGGGCGTCCTTTTTTTCCCATTGTCCAAATTAAACATTTACACAATATGATAGATTCTAACAAAGAAGGTGGCATTCAAGGTTTTAAACTTATTAAAGATATGCTTGATATGATGTATTCAAATTATAGATTTTGGTATATTGGCAAAAAAAACACACGATCAGATTTTGCAAAAAACAGCGGTGAAGGGTGGTTTTGGATATTTGATGAAAATGATACATTTTTAAGCTCCACCGATGAAAAACTTGATTACAAACTCTTAAGTCTTTTTAAACTCTTTGATAGAGCTATTCTTGGAGCTATGCTCAATAGAATCTCGCTTGATATATAA
- a CDS encoding aspartate kinase translates to MLIVQKYGGTSMGDCDRIHNVAKRVIKSKAQGHSLVVVVSAMGGETDRLINLTQHFTPLPNTREVDMVLSAGERVSAALLAIALESMGIKAISLSGRGAGIITDEFHTKARISYVDTTKIFHLLNEDYVVVVAGFQGISQQGEVTTLGRGGSDLSAVALAGALNAAVCEIYSDVDGIYTTDPRIVKNARKLEKISYDEMLELASMGAKVLLNRSVELAKKLNVNLICASSFNESQGTLITQEEDIMEKPIVSGVALDKNQARVSLADVQDRPGIAADIFGLLADNNINVDMIVQTIGRDGKTDIDFTIPKTEVAFTQQVLEKFKDDLGNIDYDNNIAKVSIVGVGMKSHSGVASTAFKALAQDDINIMMISTSEIKISMIINAQFAELAVCKLHSVYELDK, encoded by the coding sequence ATGCTAATCGTGCAAAAATATGGCGGCACGAGTATGGGAGATTGCGATAGAATCCATAATGTCGCCAAACGCGTTATTAAAAGCAAAGCCCAAGGACATAGCCTTGTAGTTGTTGTATCTGCGATGGGAGGGGAAACAGATAGACTTATTAACCTTACGCAACATTTCACGCCATTGCCAAATACACGCGAAGTTGATATGGTGTTGAGTGCTGGAGAAAGAGTAAGTGCTGCGCTCCTTGCTATTGCTTTAGAATCAATGGGCATAAAAGCAATCTCTTTAAGTGGCAGAGGCGCAGGAATTATCACTGATGAATTTCATACCAAAGCGCGTATTTCTTATGTTGATACAACCAAAATCTTTCATCTCCTCAATGAAGACTATGTAGTCGTAGTTGCAGGATTCCAAGGCATATCACAACAAGGTGAAGTAACCACGCTTGGAAGAGGAGGAAGCGATCTCTCCGCAGTAGCCTTAGCGGGTGCTCTCAATGCTGCGGTATGCGAGATTTATAGCGATGTTGATGGAATCTATACAACTGACCCACGCATTGTCAAAAATGCACGCAAATTAGAAAAAATCAGTTATGATGAAATGCTAGAGCTTGCTTCTATGGGCGCAAAAGTATTGCTCAATCGCTCTGTGGAGCTTGCTAAAAAACTCAATGTCAATCTTATTTGTGCAAGTTCTTTTAATGAATCTCAAGGCACACTTATTACTCAAGAGGAGGATATAATGGAAAAACCTATCGTCAGCGGTGTAGCACTTGATAAAAATCAAGCGCGTGTAAGCCTAGCCGATGTGCAAGACCGCCCGGGCATTGCTGCAGATATTTTTGGACTACTTGCAGATAACAATATTAATGTGGATATGATAGTCCAAACGATTGGGCGCGATGGCAAAACTGATATTGATTTCACTATTCCCAAAACTGAAGTTGCCTTTACGCAGCAAGTATTAGAAAAATTTAAAGATGATTTGGGCAATATTGACTATGATAACAATATCGCCAAAGTCTCTATCGTGGGAGTGGGTATGAAATCACATTCTGGTGTAGCAAGCACTGCATTTAAAGCATTGGCACAAGATGATATTAATATTATGATGATAAGCACAAGTGAAATTAAAATTTCAATGATTATTAATGCTCAATTTGCCGAACTTGCCGTATGTAAGCTTCATAGCGTTTATGAACTTGATAAATAA
- a CDS encoding RNA pyrophosphohydrolase: MKSSCTQENLQHDTPTKKYRPNVAAVILSSAYPKECRFFIAQRSDIKDAWQFPQGGIDEGESPRDALFRELREEIGTDEIEIISECPEWIQYDFPKNMSKKKYKGFAGQIQKYFLVRLKNDTTINLQTQEPEFNKYKFVSKKKLLEYVTPFKKEAYKQVLKYFKKEGYL; this comes from the coding sequence ATGAAATCATCTTGCACACAAGAAAATCTCCAACACGATACACCTACAAAAAAGTATCGTCCCAATGTTGCTGCCGTGATTCTCTCAAGTGCATATCCGAAAGAATGCCGATTTTTTATTGCACAACGTTCAGATATTAAAGATGCGTGGCAATTCCCTCAAGGAGGCATTGATGAGGGGGAGAGTCCAAGAGATGCACTTTTTCGTGAGTTGCGAGAAGAAATAGGCACAGATGAAATAGAAATTATTAGCGAATGCCCAGAATGGATACAATATGATTTTCCCAAAAATATGTCAAAAAAAAAGTATAAGGGCTTCGCGGGGCAGATTCAAAAATATTTTTTAGTGCGACTTAAAAATGATACTACTATTAATCTCCAAACTCAAGAGCCAGAATTTAACAAATATAAATTTGTCAGCAAAAAAAAGCTCCTAGAGTATGTAACGCCATTTAAAAAAGAAGCATATAAGCAAGTTTTAAAGTATTTTAAAAAAGAAGGTTACCTCTAG
- the hemW gene encoding radical SAM family heme chaperone HemW: MLLYIHIPFCGSKCGYCAFNSFVAEQDNFKPYIQALCADIEHTLCHLYPYSHISSIFFGGGTPNLLRSEHYETIFATLYKNAFLSKDCEITLEANVNYLNAQWCKDLVSLGANRLSIGIQSFDENKLAFLEREHSVCEITQCVENAYNGGFKNISCDLIINTPLDSRALISSEIAQAVALPLSHMSVYTLSIDEGSRFALESKRVTSSHNAKIIDSQIDEELSLWARECLKQSGFSQYEVSNYVKCDTNAQCKHNLGYWQGKEYLGCGAGAVGRVGRVRMRTYPNLKEYIKNPYYRLVEELSEADLRLERIMLGLRCIKGVDMSVFDDDNFLQPLIDEAKCHKKSYSGKTFLVANEFFLADEITSWILCRLGVKFV, from the coding sequence GTGTTGCTTTATATTCATATTCCCTTTTGCGGGAGTAAATGTGGTTATTGTGCGTTTAATTCTTTTGTGGCAGAGCAGGATAATTTTAAACCTTACATACAAGCACTTTGTGCGGACATAGAGCATACTTTGTGTCATTTGTATCCTTATTCGCATATTAGCTCTATTTTTTTTGGTGGTGGCACACCGAATCTTTTGCGTAGTGAGCATTATGAAACTATTTTTGCTACTCTTTATAAAAACGCGTTTCTATCAAAAGATTGTGAAATCACCCTTGAAGCAAATGTGAATTATTTAAACGCACAATGGTGCAAGGATTTGGTATCACTGGGAGCAAATCGTTTGAGCATTGGGATTCAGAGTTTTGATGAAAATAAGCTTGCTTTTTTAGAGCGCGAACATAGTGTATGTGAGATTACTCAATGCGTGGAGAATGCGTATAATGGAGGATTTAAGAATATAAGTTGTGATTTAATTATCAATACACCTTTAGATTCTAGGGCACTTATATCATCAGAAATTGCTCAAGCAGTTGCTTTGCCATTAAGCCATATGTCGGTTTATACTTTGAGTATTGATGAAGGTTCGCGCTTTGCTTTAGAATCTAAAAGAGTAACTTCTTCACACAATGCAAAAATCATAGATTCTCAAATAGATGAGGAATTAAGCCTGTGGGCAAGAGAATGTCTCAAACAAAGTGGATTCTCTCAATATGAGGTATCAAATTATGTCAAATGTGATACAAATGCCCAGTGTAAGCATAATCTAGGATATTGGCAGGGTAAAGAATATTTAGGCTGTGGAGCAGGAGCTGTGGGGCGTGTGGGGCGTGTGCGAATGCGGACATATCCAAATCTTAAAGAATATATTAAGAATCCTTATTACAGATTGGTAGAAGAGCTAAGTGAAGCAGATTTACGATTAGAGCGGATAATGCTAGGTCTTAGGTGTATTAAAGGAGTGGATATGTCGGTATTTGATGATGATAATTTTCTTCAACCTTTGATTGATGAGGCAAAATGTCATAAGAAATCTTATAGTGGTAAAACATTTTTGGTGGCAAATGAATTCTTTTTGGCAGATGAAATCACAAGTTGGATTTTATGTAGGTTAGGTGTTAAATTTGTTTAA
- the pyrC gene encoding dihydroorotase, protein MPQTLQLTNPMDMHLHLREGELLESVLPFTTQAFSAAVVMPNLKTPITTTTQALAYKKQILSLCSSPFEPLMSIFLTPELDKQELILAKEAGIKILKLYPKGATTGSEGGVKDILCEKTLQVFAIAEELGFILSIHGESNGFCMEREYEFLPVFAYIAQHFPHLRIIIEHMSDRRSLEMIEKYENLYATLTLHHITMNLDDVCGGMLNPHHFCKPMLKTRKDQQALLQAALKAHPKVSFGSDSAPHLASAKLSSKGAAGIFSAPILLPALTEVFESHNTLDSLQAFVSDRAITNYGLEHFPTKSITLERVQNSVPAYIDTPLGHIIPLRAQSNLSWRIKKN, encoded by the coding sequence ATGCCACAAACATTGCAACTGACAAACCCTATGGATATGCACCTGCATTTGCGTGAGGGCGAACTTTTAGAATCTGTCCTGCCTTTCACTACTCAAGCCTTTAGTGCAGCCGTTGTTATGCCAAATCTTAAAACGCCAATTACAACTACTACACAAGCTCTTGCATACAAAAAGCAGATTCTATCGCTTTGCTCCTCTCCATTTGAACCACTTATGAGTATTTTTCTTACACCCGAACTTGATAAACAAGAACTCATACTTGCCAAAGAAGCGGGCATTAAGATTCTTAAACTTTATCCTAAAGGTGCAACAACAGGAAGTGAGGGTGGAGTAAAAGATATTTTATGTGAAAAAACCCTGCAAGTTTTTGCCATAGCAGAGGAGTTAGGTTTTATCCTCTCTATACACGGGGAAAGCAATGGATTCTGTATGGAGCGAGAATATGAGTTTTTACCCGTATTTGCATATATTGCGCAGCATTTTCCACACCTTCGTATAATCATTGAGCATATGAGCGATAGACGCAGTCTTGAAATGATTGAAAAATATGAAAATCTCTATGCTACACTCACACTACATCATATTACTATGAATCTTGATGATGTATGTGGCGGAATGCTTAATCCTCATCATTTTTGCAAACCTATGCTCAAGACGAGAAAAGACCAACAAGCCCTGCTTCAAGCGGCATTAAAGGCACACCCAAAAGTAAGTTTTGGTTCGGATTCTGCACCTCATTTAGCATCTGCAAAACTTAGCTCAAAAGGCGCAGCAGGGATTTTTTCTGCTCCGATTTTACTCCCAGCCCTTACTGAAGTTTTTGAATCTCATAACACCTTAGATTCTCTTCAAGCTTTCGTGAGCGATAGGGCGATTACAAACTATGGATTAGAGCATTTCCCGACAAAGTCTATCACGCTTGAGCGCGTGCAAAATTCTGTTCCTGCTTACATTGATACGCCTCTTGGACATATTATACCCCTCAGAGCACAATCCAATCTCTCTTGGCGCATCAAAAAGAATTAA
- a CDS encoding phosphomannomutase/phosphoglucomutase, with product MQTPQNKHISEITHIFREYDIRGIFGDDLTQEVVFGIGQLLGKYIRESKLPPCIHIGYDARTHSPTLLLWLAQGFASADIEVYELGLVPTPVAYFATFNAIDSITCPHSIMITGSHNPPQYNGFKITINQAPFYGEQIRALGAKLSTLLNQRNHNISPHIYQTQAYKKINALGAYTNYLTESFTSLKNFPYPIAVDCGNGVGGVGIRKILENLNINYTPLFFEPDGTFPNHHPDPSEEKNLIALKEKMKSDSIPIGIAFDGDADRLALLTTHYNYKGDELAILFAQEMKRRFLSPIVIGEVKCSQVMYDEINKIGKAVMYKTGHSNLKVKLKELNAHLAAEMSGHLFFNDRYFGYDDAIYASLRVLELFLHFTPEELESTINALPHLYSTEEEKIPTTEEEKFTLIHALGEALKNPPADFPYIKDIINIDGLRVIFENGWGLIRASNTTPVLVTRFEATSKEECESYKTHLLALLRNCQKT from the coding sequence ATGCAAACACCGCAAAATAAACATATTTCAGAAATTACACATATTTTTCGCGAATATGATATTCGTGGCATTTTTGGTGATGACCTCACACAAGAAGTTGTATTTGGTATAGGGCAGCTGCTTGGAAAATATATTAGAGAATCTAAACTGCCTCCTTGCATACATATTGGCTATGATGCACGCACACATTCACCCACTCTTCTTCTATGGCTTGCACAAGGCTTTGCATCAGCGGATATTGAAGTGTATGAACTTGGACTTGTGCCTACTCCTGTGGCATATTTTGCAACCTTTAATGCCATAGATTCTATTACTTGTCCTCATTCTATAATGATTACAGGCTCACACAATCCGCCTCAATACAATGGCTTTAAAATCACTATTAATCAAGCGCCTTTTTATGGAGAGCAAATTCGTGCTCTTGGTGCGAAACTTAGCACATTGCTCAATCAACGCAATCACAACATTTCCCCACATATATATCAAACCCAAGCATATAAAAAAATCAATGCTCTTGGAGCTTATACAAATTATCTGACAGAATCTTTTACCTCACTTAAGAATTTTCCCTATCCCATTGCTGTAGATTGTGGTAATGGCGTGGGTGGTGTAGGCATAAGGAAAATCTTAGAAAATCTCAATATTAATTACACACCACTTTTTTTTGAACCAGATGGCACTTTTCCCAATCATCACCCAGATCCAAGTGAGGAAAAAAATCTCATTGCGCTTAAAGAAAAAATGAAATCAGATTCTATTCCTATTGGAATCGCCTTTGATGGCGATGCCGATAGACTTGCACTTTTAACGACTCATTATAATTATAAGGGCGATGAGCTTGCTATTTTGTTTGCTCAAGAGATGAAAAGGCGATTTTTAAGCCCTATTGTCATTGGTGAAGTCAAATGCTCACAAGTGATGTATGATGAGATTAACAAAATCGGCAAAGCAGTGATGTATAAAACAGGACATAGTAATCTCAAAGTCAAACTTAAAGAGCTCAATGCCCATCTTGCAGCAGAAATGAGCGGACATCTCTTCTTTAATGACCGATATTTTGGCTATGATGACGCAATTTACGCTTCTCTTAGAGTTTTAGAGCTATTTTTGCACTTTACACCAGAGGAGCTAGAATCTACTATCAATGCACTACCTCATCTTTACAGCACAGAGGAGGAGAAAATTCCTACCACAGAGGAGGAGAAATTCACTCTTATTCACGCACTTGGCGAAGCATTGAAAAATCCTCCTGCTGATTTTCCCTATATTAAGGATATTATTAATATTGATGGATTGCGCGTGATATTTGAAAATGGTTGGGGGCTTATAAGAGCGAGTAATACTACACCTGTGCTTGTTACGCGTTTTGAAGCTACGAGCAAAGAAGAATGTGAGTCTTACAAAACTCATCTACTCGCTCTTCTTAGAAATTGCCAAAAGACTTAA
- the hisC gene encoding histidinol-phosphate transaminase: protein MFRSTLKQIVTYEAGKPIELVVREYGIRQEDIIKLGSNENPYGTSAQVVESLQKNAHKAFLYPDDSMYELKNALASHFNIESKHIIIGAGSDQIIEFCMQALNHHDAQVLMAKTTFAMYEVYAKITGVEISKTPSDEHILEEFLQLYQSAKEKKHISAVFLCVPNNPLGECLDVAAIEQFIQAVDKDTLVIVDGAYQEFAAYKDKAKAINPKRLIERFSNVIYLGTFSKVYGLGGMRVGYGIANEHIISMLYKVRPPFNVTTLSLQAALVALKDQAFVNECIKNNAIEMARYEAFANETGFTFIPSYGNFITFLHSHIESSHLCDWLLQKGLIVRNLRSYGLNAFRITIGKAEQNTRVFELIKAYLQTHN from the coding sequence GTGTTTCGGAGCACATTGAAACAAATTGTAACTTATGAGGCAGGGAAGCCAATAGAGCTTGTCGTGCGTGAATATGGTATTAGGCAGGAAGATATTATCAAGCTTGGTAGCAATGAAAATCCTTATGGCACATCTGCTCAAGTAGTAGAATCTCTCCAAAAAAATGCGCATAAGGCTTTTTTGTATCCTGATGATTCTATGTATGAGCTTAAAAATGCTCTTGCCTCGCATTTCAATATAGAGTCTAAGCATATTATTATTGGTGCGGGAAGCGATCAAATTATTGAATTTTGTATGCAAGCACTCAATCATCACGATGCACAGGTGCTTATGGCAAAAACAACTTTTGCTATGTATGAGGTATATGCGAAGATTACTGGTGTTGAAATTTCTAAGACACCAAGTGATGAGCATATTTTGGAAGAGTTTTTACAACTTTATCAGAGCGCAAAAGAAAAAAAGCATATAAGCGCAGTGTTTTTATGTGTGCCAAATAATCCTCTGGGTGAATGTTTAGATGTAGCAGCTATTGAGCAGTTTATACAAGCAGTGGATAAAGATACGCTTGTTATTGTAGATGGCGCATATCAAGAGTTTGCAGCTTATAAAGACAAGGCAAAGGCTATTAATCCTAAGCGGCTTATTGAACGTTTTAGTAATGTGATTTATTTAGGGACATTCTCAAAAGTATATGGTTTGGGAGGTATGCGTGTAGGCTATGGTATCGCAAATGAGCATATTATTTCTATGCTTTATAAAGTGCGCCCACCTTTTAATGTTACTACACTTAGTTTGCAAGCTGCCCTTGTTGCATTAAAAGACCAAGCATTTGTGAATGAGTGTATAAAAAACAATGCTATTGAAATGGCAAGATATGAAGCATTTGCTAATGAAACAGGATTTACATTTATTCCTTCATATGGAAATTTTATTACATTTTTGCATTCGCATATAGAATCTTCGCATTTATGTGATTGGTTATTGCAAAAGGGTTTAATAGTGCGTAATTTACGTTCTTATGGATTGAATGCTTTTCGCATAACAATTGGTAAAGCAGAGCAGAATACACGCGTATTTGAACTCATAAAAGCATATTTGCAAACTCATAACTAA